CATGATTCTCATCAAAATATCCTGAGGCGAGCTTCTTCAAAGAATCGATCTGGCGAAGTCCTATCCTCAAGACAACTTTCCTTTCCATCCCATACCTCAAAGAGATAGAAGAATAAGACGGCGTAAAACCCTGCTTAAAAATGGCAGAGGCCCCGCGCTTTCTTTTGAGCTGATGAAGCGTGTACTCAATATGCTTACAGGTGCCCAACGTATTGATTTTAAAATCGGGGCAGGAACAATAATTAAGACCGATCTTTTCGCTTCGAATCGCGACCTTGTAAACTTTTTGATTTTGAGGATTCGTCACCTCAAAATCAGAAAAGACAGGATGCCCATTGAGATTCTTAACCTTGAAATTCTGATCCAACGCATACTGCCGCCGCAAGGCCTTCTGCCAATCCTCATAAGAGAGATTGGCCGGCTTAAAATAATAGGGGACTCTTTCTGATGACGTGATACGAGATTTCTTAGATTTTTTAGCGATCATAAAACACCCCTGCTATCAATAGTCAACACACCCTGAGAATATAAATTCTTATTTAAACACCCAACCCCGCTTCGCAAAATGCCTTTTCAAGCAAATCATCTACCTTAAGTTTTTTTGCCCAATCTCTAAGATAAGGGACCTGAAGTTCTTTACCTTGCACCTTCATCACACCGAGAACATCCGACCACTGACGATCTGAAATTCTACCCGACATGTTATACCATTCTAGCTTATTAAGAATAACATCCTCAGCGGAGGCAAAATAGCACTCTAACCCGCCAGATTCCTGTCCCAAAACATCTTTTTCTTTTCTTCGAAAAGCCTCATAATCGTATTCACGGTCCTTTAAAATAAAAATATCTATCTTCATCATTGTTTGCAAATGTATCAGGTTAAATGAAGACCTGTTTTGAATAGCCTCGACCATGGATTCTTCCGAAATATAGTATTGATCTGATAAGCGCTTAATTAAAGGTTGAATCTGTGCCTTGCAAATGTTAGCTACTAGATCAATATCTAGGGTCGTACGTGGCACACCACAAACAGAACTAGCCACTGAACCCCCTATTTGATAAGAAACATCCAACGCCTCAAAAGCAGTGATCACGTTTCGAAGCGCCAAAAGAATATCCGAATTATCCATGTTTGGCTATTTGCTGATATCGCTTCACACGTTCGGATAATTCGGGGCCATAATTCAACGACAGAAAAAGAAGATTCCTTTCCTCCGATGCCATCTCGGGATTCCGTCTGGCGATCGCTCTTCTGGAAAGTTGATTTATGAAATGAGTCAAAGAACACATGATTTCAAAACGACGAGGCCTTCCAGCCTCCCGCAAAAGCTTGATCTGCACCCTCTCTGCGTCAGGACTCGTATCGGTAAATTTCAAATTTGTAGCCTATTTTTTAATCCTTTCAAAATTCTCTCCCCCCTTTCTCACTCAAAAGCACCGTTTCCCGATCGGATGAATATTCAGCTTTTCCAATGATAAGATCGACAACAGCCAAAAGCCAAAGCTGATGAATTGTTTCGACAATATTATAGGCCTTACTCCCAACCCATAAATTGATATCCCCCAACTGCCTTAAGGGATTATCAGGCTCAAATCCTGAAAGCGTTATAATTTTTCCACATTGCTTTTGACGAGCCGCTTGACAACCATTTAAAATATTCTTAGATCGTCCGCTGGAAGAAATCACAATTAAAGTATCGCCAGGTTCGCCATAAAAATAGACCGCCTTTTCCACCCAGCGTTCATAGCCGTAATCATTTGAGAAGCAAGTAATGAGTCCCGCCTCATTAAAATTGATACACCGTACACCTGCACTTTTCGTGAGATCAACGCTCAAATGCCCTGCAATTCCGGCGCTTCCGCCATTTCCCGCGACCATCACCTTCTTCCCAGCCCGCTGAGTCTCTTCCAAAACTTCTTTTATCGAAACAAGAGTATCTAAAACCTCAAACCCTGGGACCAAGGAGGCAGCGGCCATCTCAAAATATTTTTCTAAGAAGATGCGAGGTTCACCTGGAGTGAACACCCTTTCTTTTTTTTCGGACACTGGACTCACTTCCTTCTTTTAACCTTCTTAGCAAGAACTTTTTCTGAAACGCAATAATGCTTCAAGAGAGTCTTAGTAAAATCTTCCAAATCCTTCAAATGGTTCTGAAGAATTTTTTTTAATATGTCAACATTCAACTCCTGATATTGATGAACAGCAATATTGCGAAATCCAACCATCGCTTGAAGATGCTTCGATAAAGAAGCATCGATTATTTTACCCTCGGCAAGAAATTTAAACTGATCTTTAAGGCTGGTTGGCATCCCGAGTTTTTCTTCCGAGACAACATGGGCCGCCAAATCCATGGCGGCTTGAATGGCCCTTTGCAAATTCAAAACGAAAGCGTCCTGAATCATCATGTCATCCAATTTAGAAGCCTTTAATCCTGTCATCTCGACAATACGCTTCAAACAACGATGAACAATGGCCGATTTTTCTAAAATGATGTCTGCGTCAATCATAAATGCTCCATTTCACCAACGCCTTTTCAACAGGGAGGCGAACTTGTTTTAAATCAAAATACTCATTCAAAGCCCTGATGAAAAATTCCTGAGCGATCCGCGGCTTCTTGACCATTAAACACTTTCCGTATTTAATGACCTGATGCTTCAAAATGGGTGAAACCTCATCCAAATTAACCAAGTCCACATCTCGATTAAACTTTTCTGAAAGCTCCATCTTCATTTGAACGAGCTCTCTATACGATGGATCCTTTCCCCTCTCGTACAAAAGGCCCATATCAATATCACTCCAACGATTCTGCTGACTTTTAGCAAAAGAACCATAGAGATAGACGGCCACAAGATGCGTACGCGGACGCCTTTTGAAATAAACTGAAACCTCCTTTTCAATCTTTTCGGAATTCATCACGCCGCCGCCTCTTGCCGGGGATATCTCCAATAAAGCCCATCGGCAATTCCTTTCGAAAGCCATTGGGCAAAAGGAAGCGCCGAGGTCATTCCGGGAGAGACCACATTCAAGAGATGAATGGAACGGCGAGTCGTTTCAACTACCAAATCATCTTGAAATTGGCCGTCCGATCGAATGAGCTGGGCCCGAATTCCAACTCTTTTGGCTAAAGTTAAATCTTCTAATCGAAGTCCATCCACTAGTCGGCTTGCCTCTTTTAAAAAATGTTTTTTGCTGCACGAATTTTTTAATTCACTCCAAGCGACCTCCCTTAAGAGGCGATTTGTTCGAAGGGCCTTCCAAAGTCCGCGATGAAAAATCATTTGAGAAAAATCTTTCAAATTAAAACTCCATTTACTGTAGGCCTCTCTTCCAAAGGCTGGAACGGCATTGGGCCCAATGAGAATCGAACCTGCAATAGTTTTAGTGAGATGAACTCCCAAAAAAGGAAATTCAGGATTGGGAACGGGATAAATCATGGAATTGATAATGGAGACGCTTTTTCCTCCCACTACAAAGTACTCCCCTCGAAAAGGATTAATCATATATTCCCGACCCACCTTCATTAAGTGGGCCAAGCGATCGGCATGAAGGCCCGCACAATTAATCAACAATTGAGCCTGATACGTCCATCGATTTGTTGAAACCTTAACCTCGTCTTTTCTTTCCTTAATGTGCATCACTTCTTCCCCAAATCCAAAACCAACCCCCAACCGCTCGGCATCGTCACGCAAGGCTTGGGCAAATTTTACTGAATCGACAATGGCGCCCGTAGGGGAAAAAAGGGCCGCAAGACCCTTGACATTGGGCTCACGACGACGTACTTCTTCGATGGAGAGGATTTCAATTCCAGGAACCCCATTTTTATCTCCCTTCGCCTTTAATTGATGAAGACTAGGGAGCTCCTCCTCGCGGGTTGCAACCACATAAGTTCCCACCTCTTCACAAGGAATCTGTCTTTCCTTGCAATAAGCCCGAGTCTGACGATTTCCATCCACACAAAGCTGGGCCTTTAATGTACCGGGCTTTTGATTAAATCCAGAATGAATGACACCGCTATTGCGCCCGCTGGTATGAAAGGCAACGCCATTTTCTTTTTCCAAGACGAGCACGCGATCAAAACGCCGCCCTAATTCTTTTGCGAGAGAACACCCCACAATCCCTCCCCCCACAATAAGAATGTCATAGAGACGGTTCACAAACGACTCTCTAAAAGATTCAGTAATCTTTTCATCAAAGGGGCATAAATTTTAACATCTTTATAAATCTCTTCTGCTATATTTTCATCGTAAGTATGTGAAGTTTTATTTCTACTATCTGTCATCTTCAATAAGAGTTCTGTGTCTTCAGCCGTGGTAAGCCCCGCTGAAAAAACTTCTCTGAAACATGATTTAGGCGAGTTAGTCTCACTCCCTTCTTTCTCTCTGAGATAAGACCGCATCAATTTCCAAAACACTTCGAAGGTATACTCAAATCTCTGAATGGTTGCGTCTCTCACAATGACGGAGTAGCGCTCTTTGAGAATCGCTTCTAAAGTCTTGAACGCTTTTTTAGCACTCTGATACTTTAAATCTAATTCTTCCATATCACGGCATCCTTCATGACTGCTCTCTTAAACCGCGGAGAGGCCTCTTTCAAATTCACAACATCCA
This is a stretch of genomic DNA from Chlamydiota bacterium. It encodes these proteins:
- a CDS encoding SIS domain-containing protein codes for the protein MAAASLVPGFEVLDTLVSIKEVLEETQRAGKKVMVAGNGGSAGIAGHLSVDLTKSAGVRCINFNEAGLITCFSNDYGYERWVEKAVYFYGEPGDTLIVISSSGRSKNILNGCQAARQKQCGKIITLSGFEPDNPLRQLGDINLWVGSKAYNIVETIHQLWLLAVVDLIIGKAEYSSDRETVLLSEKGGREF
- a CDS encoding DUF86 domain-containing protein; protein product: MIDADIILEKSAIVHRCLKRIVEMTGLKASKLDDMMIQDAFVLNLQRAIQAAMDLAAHVVSEEKLGMPTSLKDQFKFLAEGKIIDASLSKHLQAMVGFRNIAVHQYQELNVDILKKILQNHLKDLEDFTKTLLKHYCVSEKVLAKKVKRRK
- a CDS encoding nucleotidyltransferase domain-containing protein, which gives rise to MNSEKIEKEVSVYFKRRPRTHLVAVYLYGSFAKSQQNRWSDIDMGLLYERGKDPSYRELVQMKMELSEKFNRDVDLVNLDEVSPILKHQVIKYGKCLMVKKPRIAQEFFIRALNEYFDLKQVRLPVEKALVKWSIYD
- the lhgO gene encoding L-2-hydroxyglutarate oxidase — protein: MNRLYDILIVGGGIVGCSLAKELGRRFDRVLVLEKENGVAFHTSGRNSGVIHSGFNQKPGTLKAQLCVDGNRQTRAYCKERQIPCEEVGTYVVATREEELPSLHQLKAKGDKNGVPGIEILSIEEVRRREPNVKGLAALFSPTGAIVDSVKFAQALRDDAERLGVGFGFGEEVMHIKERKDEVKVSTNRWTYQAQLLINCAGLHADRLAHLMKVGREYMINPFRGEYFVVGGKSVSIINSMIYPVPNPEFPFLGVHLTKTIAGSILIGPNAVPAFGREAYSKWSFNLKDFSQMIFHRGLWKALRTNRLLREVAWSELKNSCSKKHFLKEASRLVDGLRLEDLTLAKRVGIRAQLIRSDGQFQDDLVVETTRRSIHLLNVVSPGMTSALPFAQWLSKGIADGLYWRYPRQEAAA
- a CDS encoding nucleotidyltransferase substrate binding protein, translated to MEELDLKYQSAKKAFKTLEAILKERYSVIVRDATIQRFEYTFEVFWKLMRSYLREKEGSETNSPKSCFREVFSAGLTTAEDTELLLKMTDSRNKTSHTYDENIAEEIYKDVKIYAPLMKRLLNLLESRL